In Nicotiana tabacum cultivar K326 chromosome 19, ASM71507v2, whole genome shotgun sequence, one DNA window encodes the following:
- the LOC107827143 gene encoding uncharacterized protein LOC107827143 gives MRMLKGVFLALFVVTLVLICSSGYVFCKNETESSSSTLKILLEIKKSFVDDPENVLRDWSENNPNFCKWRGVSCARNSLKVVSLNLSGSSLSGSISPSIGFLHDLLQLDLSSNLLSGPIQPTLSNLTSLESLLLFSNQLTGPIPTEIGLLKNLQVLRIGDNGLTGTIPTTFGDLEKLVTLGLATCNLGGKIPSELGRLSKIENLNLQENQLEGPIPAEIGNCSSLVAFSVAVNNLNGTIPEELANLKNLQVLNFANNSLSGQIPAELVGMNQLLYLSLLGNHLEGSIPKSLAKLSNLQNLDLSGNKLTGEIPGEFGNMGQLLFLVLTSNNLSGSIPKSICSNASSLEHMMLSENQLSGEIPVELRDCRSLKQLDLSNNTLSGSIPAELYELVELTDLLLNNNTLVGSISPSIANLTNLQTLALSHNNLRGNIPKEIGMLGNLEILFLYENQLSGEIPMEIGNCSSLQMIDFYGNQFTGNIPITIGRLKQLNFIDLRQNDLSGEIPASLGNCHQLKTLDLADNRLSGSIPTTFGYLRALEQLMLYNNSFEGNLPDELINVSNLTRINLSHNKLNGSIAALCSSTSFLSFDVTNNAFDHDIPPHLGYSPFFERLRLGNNRFTGKIPWTLGLIRELSLLDLSGNELTGSIPAQLSLSRKLTHLDLNNNLLYGSIPTWLGNLPLLGELKLSSNKFSGPLPRELFNCSKLLVLSLEDNSLNGTIPLEIGKLNSLNVLNLDRNQLSGPIPTTIGNLSKLYILRLSGNTFTGEIPSELGQLKNLQSILDLSFNNLTGQIPPSVGTLSKLEALDLSHNQLIGEVPPQVGEMSSLGKLNLSYNKLHGKLDKQYAHWPADAFTGNHLCGSPLQNCKESKSNNQDPGLSNSTVVIISVISTTVAIILLLLGAALFFKQRREAFRRASSINYAYSSSSSHGQKRALFGSVAAKRDITWDDIMEATNNLSTEFIIGSGGSGTVYKAELFNGEIVAIKRIPSKDDLLLDKSFAREIKTLWRIRHRHLVRLMGYCNNRGEGSNLLIYEHMENGSVWDWLHKQPANNKTKKCLDWEARLKIAVGLAQGIEYLHHDCVPKIIHRDIKSSNILLDSNMEAHLGDFGLAKAIKDNYDSFNTESNMWFAGSYGYIAPEYAYSLKATEKSDVYSMGIVLMELVSGRMPTDGSFGEDMDMVRWVESRIEMSGTAREELIDPMLKPLLPNEESAAFQVLEIALQCTKTAPAERPSSRKVCDQLLHVFNDKVVHSDKMSPDNYV, from the exons ATGAGGATGCTTAAAGGAGTTTTCTTAGCTTTGTTTGTTGTAACATTAGTTCTTATATGTTcaagtggatatgtgttttgcAAGAATGAAACAGAGTCATCATCATCAACACTTAAGATTCTTTTGGAGATAAAGAAATCATTTGTTGATGACCCAGAAAATGTTTTGAGAGATTGGTCTGAAAACAATCCAAATTTCTGCAAATGGAGAGGTGTTTCGTGTGCAAGAAACTCACTAAAAGTGGTGAGCCTAAACCTTTCTGGTTCTTCACTTAGTGGGTCAATTTCACCGTCCATTGGCTTTTTGCATGACCTGCTCCAACTTGATCTTTCTTCTAATCTGCTCTCAGGTCCCATTCAACCTACTCTTTCTAACCTTACTTCTTTGGAATCTCTCCTCCTTTTTTCCAACCAACTCACTGGCCCCATTCCCACTGAAATTGGCTTGCTGAAAAATCTCCAAGTCCTCAGAATTGGTGATAATGGCCTAACAGGGACAATTCCAACTACTTTTGGTGATCTTGAAAAGTTGGTCACTCTTGGCTTGGCCACATGCAACCTAGGTGGTAAAATTCCTTCTGAATTAGGAAGACTCAGCAAGATCGAGAACTTAAATTTACAGGAGAATCAACTGGAAGGTCCAATTCCAGCTGAAATTGGCAACTGCTCCAGCCTAGTTGCATTCAGTGTTGCTGTCAACAATCTCAATGGAACAATCCCAGAAGAATTAGCAAACCTTAAAAACCTCCAAGTTCTCAATTTTGCTAATAATAGCCTCTCTGGACAGATTCCTGCTGAGCTTGTTGGAATGAATCAGCTGCTTTATCTTAGCTTGCTTGGTAATCACCTTGAAGGTTCGATCCCAAAGTCTTTGGCAAAGTTGAGCAACCTTCAGAATTTAGACTTGTCTGGAAACAAACTTACTGGTGAAATTCCTGGAGAATTCGGCAACATGGGTCAGCTACTATTCTTGGTTCTGACAAGCAACAATCTTTCTGGTAGCATACCGAAAAGCATTTGTTCCAATGCGAGCAGCTTGGAACACATGATGCTTTCTGAAAACCAACTTTCTGGTGAAATCCCTGTGGAATTGAGAGATTGCAGGTCGCTAAAGCAGCTCGATTTGTCTAATAACACGCTCAGTGGTTCGATACCAGCAGAGCTGTACGAGTTGGTTGAGTTGACTGATCTCCTGCTTAACAATAACACTTTGGTTGGTTCAATTTCTCCGTCGATAGCAAACCTCACTAATCTGCAAACGTTGGCATTGTCTCACAACAACTTACGTGGAAATATACCGAAAGAGATAGGAATGCTTGGGAACCTTGAGATCCTCTTTCTATATGAGAACCAGTTATCTGGAGAAATCCCAATGGAGATAGGCAATTGCTCTAGCTTGCAGATGATCGATTTTTATGGAAATCAATTCACAGGCAATATTCCCATTACAATTGGAAGGCTGAAGCAGCTGAATTTCATTGATCTTAGACAAAATGATCTCTCTGGTGAAATTCCTGCCAGCTTGGGGAATTGTCACCAACTGAAGACCCTTGATTTGGCAGATAATCGACTATCTGGTAGCATCCCTACGACGTTTGGTTATCTTCGAGCTCTGGAGCAGCTTATGCTTTATAACAACTCCTTTGAAGGTAATCTTCCTGATGAACTGATCAATGTTTCAAATCTGACGAGAATCAATCTTTCTCATAATAAACTGAATGGTAGTATTGCTGCCCTGTGTAGTTCAACATCTTTTCTTTCCTTTGATGTTACAAATAATGCATTTGATCATGATATTCCACCCCACCTGGGATATTCACCATTTTTTGAGAGGTTAAGGCTAGGAAACAACCGTTTCACTGGAAAAATCCCTTGGACATTGGGATTAATCCGCGAACTATCGCTGCTAGATCTCTCCGGAAATGAATTGACTGGTTCAATACCTGCACAACTTTCTCTGTCCAGAAAACTCACCCATCTTGATCTCAATAATAACCTTCTTTATGGATCAATCCCTACTTGGCTTGGAAACTTGCCACTCTTGGGTGAGCTCAAGCTGTCCTCTAATAAGTTCTCAGGACCTCTTCCTAGAGAATTGTTCAACTGCTCAAAGCTTTTAGTGCTGTCTCTAGAAGACAATTCACTGAATGGAACTATACCCCTTGAAATTGGTAAGCTCAATTCCCTTAATGTCCTAAATCTTGATAGAAACCAACTCTCTGGTCCCATTCCAACTACCATTGGCAACTTAAGCAAGCTCTACATACTCCGTCTCTCGGGAAACACCTTTACTGGTGAAATACCTAGTGAGCTAGGACAGCTCAAGAATCTACAAAGCATACTGGATTTGAGTTTCAACAACCTCACTGGCCAAATTCCTCCTTCTGTTGGGACACTCTCTAAACTTGAAGCACTTGATCTATCTCATAACCAGCTCATTGGAGAAGTTCCTCCTCAAGTTGGTGAAATGAGCAGTTTGGGCAAGCTTAACCTCTCTTACAACAAACTTCACGGCAAATTGGACAAACAGTATGCACATTGGCCAGCTGATGCATTCACTGGGAATCATCTATGTGGAAGTCCTCTGCAAAATTGCAAAGAGTCCAAGTCCAACAATCAAGATCCAGGACTAAGTAACTCAACAGTGGTAATAATTTCAGTGATATCAACTACAGTGGCAATAATACTTCTGTTGCTTGGAGCTGCCCTCTTTTTCAAGCAAAGGCGAGAAGCCTTTAGAAGAGCAAGTTCAATAAATTATGCCTACTCTTCCAGCTCTTCCCATGGACAAAAGAGAGCACTCTTTGGAAGTGTTGCTGCCAAGCGCGATATCACGTGGGATGACATCATGGAAGCAACAAATAATCTAAGCACCGAGTTCATAATCGGATCTGGTGGATCCGGAACTGTCTACAAAGCGGAGTTGTTTAATGGAGAGATAGTGGCAATCAAGAGAATACCAAGCAAGGATGATCTCTTGCTGGACAAAAGCTTTGCAAGAGAAATCAAAACACTTTGGAGGATAAGGCATAGGCACTTGGTGAGGCTAATGGGGTATTGTAACAATAGAGGAGAAGGTTCAAATCTACTGATATATGAGCATATGGAGAATGGAAGTGTGTGGGATTGGCTGCACAAGCAGCCGGCTAATAACAAGACGAAGAAGTGCCTCGACTGGGAGGCGAGGCTGAAGATAGCAGTGGGATTAGCACAAGGAATTGAGTACCTTCACCATGATTGTGTGCCCAAGATAATTCACAGGGATATCAAATCCAGCAATATTCTGTTAGACTCTAACATGGAGGCACATTTGGGGGATTTTGGGCTGGCCAAAGCCATTAAGGATAACTATGATTCCTTCAACACAGAATCAAACATGTGGTTTGCTGGTTCTTATGGTTATATTGCTCCAG AGTATGCTTATTCTTTGAAGGCAACAGAAAAGAGTGATGTTTATAGCATGGGTATTGTACTCATGGAGCTTGTGAGTGGAAGAATGCCAACTGATGGGAGTTTTGGAGAAGACATGGACATGGTGAGGTGGGTTGAGTCGCGTATTGAAATGTCTGGAACTGCTAGGGAAGAGCTCATTGATCCCATGTTGAAACCATTGTTACCCAATGAAGAAAGTGCTGCATTTCAGGTGCTGGAAATAGCACTGCAATGCACGAAAACTGCACCTGCTGAAAGGCCATCTTCCCGGAAAGTTTGTGATCAATTGCTACATGTATTTAACGACAAGGTGGTTCATTCTGATAAGATGAGTCCAGACAATTACGTTTAG